In the genome of Streptacidiphilus rugosus AM-16, one region contains:
- a CDS encoding GNAT family N-acetyltransferase encodes MGIKIVPASGTQADMIEAAIALGNRYTKTLGLLTPPVYQNAADEGGLLIAVDGDEVIGYALCGLPKRSPHVRLTHLCVAEERRGEGVARLLVETIRTRYSQRLGIKVKCRRDYGLTEMWTSLGFVPRGEVRGRSKNGDDLDGWWHDHSHPDLFTDVESDALTIVVDHGVFADLRGLTPSPGALESEALEAGWLADLVELAFTPQLFRDVREIADAAERKHQRAALSGLRQITPASEPVAARSRELLEAARGVGVDLSEGSELERRVRYVAETSCAGLQVLVTRDPLLAGLADVAWDIAGVRVVHPSVVTLHVDELHQAQVYRPADLMGTEFRVGEVAPGTEGELVAFFDQSSSDNGSAFARRLRGLAEDAVVWRRELLRDGDGRPVALYVWAMDGRTLTVPLLRTATHRLEQTLARQLLFGLKRLGRERGARAVHISDAFISPVARAAAGSDGFFEHQGGQAALLVDVIGTADAVTQSAAEAARGLGCTATVLHTGLPAEVTGAVERAWWPAKVMDSLMPSFMAPIKPRWSTELFNVPAMLLPRSSELGISREHVYYRSPGHRNESVPGRLLWYVSEGLPGQDGQMVIGCSRLDEVVIDTADTLFARFEHLGVYGRAEVREIAHEGSGRAMALRFSDTEIFPKPVTLRQLKSFAGDLGLPLSLISLTKIDNRLFQAIYEEGHRRT; translated from the coding sequence ATGGGGATCAAGATCGTGCCGGCGTCCGGTACGCAGGCGGACATGATCGAAGCGGCGATCGCGCTAGGAAATCGTTACACCAAGACGCTGGGCCTGTTGACTCCACCCGTCTACCAGAACGCCGCGGACGAGGGCGGCCTGCTGATCGCAGTCGACGGTGATGAGGTGATCGGCTACGCGCTCTGCGGACTTCCCAAGCGGAGCCCACATGTCCGCTTGACTCACCTTTGTGTCGCCGAGGAACGCCGGGGTGAAGGCGTTGCTCGCCTGCTGGTGGAGACCATCCGGACCAGGTACTCGCAGCGGCTCGGGATCAAGGTCAAGTGTCGGCGTGACTATGGGCTCACGGAAATGTGGACGAGTCTCGGTTTCGTCCCGCGTGGTGAGGTGCGGGGCCGTAGCAAGAATGGCGACGACCTGGACGGCTGGTGGCATGATCACAGTCATCCAGACCTCTTCACCGACGTCGAGAGCGATGCGCTGACCATCGTCGTCGACCACGGAGTGTTCGCGGACCTGCGCGGGCTGACTCCTTCACCCGGAGCGCTGGAGTCGGAGGCACTGGAGGCCGGCTGGCTGGCCGATCTCGTGGAGTTGGCCTTCACCCCTCAACTGTTCCGTGACGTCCGTGAGATCGCTGATGCGGCGGAGCGCAAGCATCAGCGGGCTGCCCTCTCTGGACTGCGCCAGATCACTCCTGCTTCGGAACCCGTGGCTGCCAGAAGCCGCGAGTTGCTCGAGGCGGCCCGTGGCGTCGGGGTCGACCTGTCCGAAGGGTCCGAACTGGAGCGGCGCGTAAGGTACGTGGCCGAGACCTCGTGTGCGGGGCTCCAGGTACTCGTCACACGTGATCCGCTGCTCGCCGGGTTGGCGGACGTAGCATGGGACATCGCCGGAGTACGGGTCGTCCATCCGTCGGTCGTCACCCTTCACGTGGACGAACTGCACCAGGCCCAGGTCTACAGGCCGGCCGATCTTATGGGCACCGAGTTTCGGGTCGGGGAGGTCGCTCCGGGCACCGAGGGCGAACTCGTCGCCTTCTTCGACCAGTCGAGCAGCGACAACGGCTCGGCCTTCGCACGACGACTCCGGGGGCTTGCGGAGGACGCCGTCGTGTGGCGTCGGGAGCTCCTCCGTGACGGGGACGGCCGACCGGTCGCTCTGTACGTATGGGCGATGGACGGCCGGACGTTGACTGTGCCCCTCCTGCGTACGGCTACACACCGGTTGGAGCAGACCCTGGCCCGGCAGTTGCTCTTCGGGTTGAAGCGCCTGGGTCGTGAGCGGGGCGCTCGAGCGGTACATATCTCGGACGCATTCATCTCGCCCGTCGCAAGGGCAGCTGCTGGCAGTGATGGATTCTTCGAGCATCAAGGCGGTCAAGCGGCCTTGCTTGTCGACGTGATTGGGACGGCCGATGCAGTCACGCAGTCCGCTGCGGAGGCCGCTCGTGGCCTGGGGTGTACGGCGACAGTCCTCCATACAGGACTGCCAGCCGAGGTGACGGGAGCCGTGGAGCGGGCCTGGTGGCCGGCCAAGGTCATGGACTCTCTGATGCCCTCCTTCATGGCGCCCATCAAACCGCGTTGGTCCACGGAGCTGTTCAACGTTCCCGCGATGCTGCTGCCGCGGAGCAGCGAGCTGGGAATCAGTCGCGAGCACGTCTACTACCGGTCACCCGGGCACCGGAACGAGAGCGTCCCGGGCCGCCTGCTCTGGTACGTCAGCGAGGGATTGCCCGGCCAGGACGGGCAGATGGTGATCGGTTGTTCGCGCTTGGACGAGGTGGTGATCGACACAGCTGACACCCTGTTCGCTAGATTCGAACACCTGGGCGTATATGGTCGAGCCGAGGTCCGCGAGATCGCCCACGAGGGCTCAGGTCGAGCGATGGCCTTGCGATTCTCGGACACTGAGATCTTCCCCAAACCGGTGACGCTGCGACAGCTGAAGTCGTTTGCCGGTGACCTGGGCCTACCGTTGTCCCTGATCTCGCTGACGAAGATCGACAACAGGCTGTTCCAAGCGATCTACGAAGAAGGGCATCGAAGGACGTGA
- a CDS encoding site-specific integrase, which produces MAKRANGEGSITRHPKSGLFMGRAYVTTTSGIRKRVTVYGKTRDDVREKIVELQAQDSKGIPTPDTNMRLEEYLTYWLATVVRLHRRPKTVQGYESVVRVHLIPGLGKKKIRTLRAAEVRTWLQRVAAECQCCKHGWDSARQEPKCCAAGECCRTVLSRRMVQSIHAVLRNALQNAVREELIVRNVAQLVQVPTPAYGIGKGLTVPQARLLLAEAEKDRLYALYALALVMGLRCGELLGLRWESIDLDRGALMVEASLQRVGGALALVLPKTEHSIRSLPLPPLVLRALKAHQQRQDVEREAFDGRPREEGAEAPAWNSRGLVFTTREGTPIEPDNLRRSWYPLRRRLGLDLRFHDLRHTCVTLLLDEGVPPHIVRQIAGHSDIGVTMKVYAHASLDEQRRALNALGERLG; this is translated from the coding sequence ATGGCCAAGCGCGCCAACGGAGAAGGCAGCATCACCCGACACCCCAAGAGCGGCCTCTTCATGGGCCGGGCCTACGTGACCACGACCTCCGGCATCCGGAAGCGCGTCACGGTCTATGGCAAGACCCGAGACGACGTGCGGGAAAAGATCGTCGAACTTCAGGCACAGGACTCCAAGGGCATCCCGACGCCCGACACGAACATGAGGCTGGAGGAGTACTTGACCTACTGGCTCGCCACCGTGGTCCGGCTCCACCGTCGGCCGAAGACCGTCCAGGGCTACGAGAGCGTCGTGCGCGTCCACCTGATCCCTGGACTCGGGAAGAAGAAGATCCGCACGCTCCGGGCGGCAGAGGTCCGCACCTGGCTTCAGCGGGTCGCCGCCGAGTGCCAGTGCTGCAAGCACGGTTGGGACTCCGCCCGCCAGGAGCCGAAGTGCTGTGCGGCGGGGGAGTGCTGTCGAACCGTGCTCTCCCGCCGCATGGTGCAGTCGATCCACGCGGTTCTCCGCAACGCCCTCCAGAACGCCGTCCGAGAGGAGCTGATCGTGCGTAACGTCGCCCAGCTCGTACAGGTCCCGACGCCCGCCTACGGCATCGGGAAGGGCCTGACGGTCCCGCAGGCCCGGTTGCTCCTGGCTGAAGCCGAGAAGGACCGCCTGTACGCGCTCTACGCCCTGGCGCTCGTGATGGGGCTGCGGTGCGGAGAGCTGCTCGGGCTGCGCTGGGAGTCGATTGACCTGGACCGCGGCGCGCTCATGGTGGAGGCGAGCCTTCAGCGTGTCGGGGGTGCGCTGGCGCTCGTGCTGCCCAAGACTGAGCACTCCATCCGGTCCCTCCCCCTCCCGCCCCTGGTCCTGCGCGCGCTGAAGGCCCACCAGCAGCGCCAGGACGTCGAGCGCGAGGCGTTCGACGGGCGCCCGCGAGAAGAGGGCGCGGAGGCCCCCGCGTGGAACTCCCGCGGCCTGGTGTTCACGACCCGCGAGGGCACGCCGATCGAGCCGGACAACCTGCGTCGGAGCTGGTACCCGCTGCGCCGGCGGCTCGGCCTGGACCTCCGGTTCCACGACCTCCGGCACACGTGCGTCACCCTGCTGCTGGACGAGGGGGTGCCGCCGCACATCGTTCGCCAGATCGCCGGGCACAGCGACATCGGGGTGACCATGAAGGTCTACGCCCACGCGTCGCTGGACGAGCAGCGGAGGGCCCTGAACGCGCTCGGAGAGCGGCTCGGCTGA
- the drmC gene encoding DISARM system phospholipase D-like protein DrmC — MASSTTPIDPAAARQLGRLLTGTEARELADRLTDGDTLTAALKVIAAGRRPEIRALLERGSGPRSLGTGQVVAVLRAVEGARSITTALDPLWTMPGHLAQSGPLTSSVAHLVDSARQSVTCSTFNFQRSSELWGALRRAATRPEIDVRVYLDSQAADRHSKPGSPTTAEVAAHLRPGIVLRTREFDGGPVRNHAKFLAIDHRFLLVTSANFSWSAEYGNVEFGVLIDNPNLTESVERAIYRVEDQLYERV; from the coding sequence TTGGCTTCTTCGACCACGCCGATTGACCCGGCAGCAGCAAGGCAGCTCGGGCGGCTCCTAACCGGCACCGAAGCCCGGGAGCTCGCCGACCGGCTCACCGACGGCGACACCCTGACGGCGGCCCTCAAGGTGATCGCCGCCGGACGCCGGCCCGAGATACGAGCGCTGCTGGAACGGGGTTCTGGACCAAGATCGCTCGGCACAGGCCAGGTCGTGGCCGTGCTCCGAGCCGTGGAGGGAGCGCGGTCGATCACTACCGCCCTCGACCCGCTCTGGACCATGCCCGGCCATCTCGCGCAGTCCGGTCCGCTGACCAGTTCCGTCGCACACCTCGTCGACAGCGCCCGCCAATCCGTCACCTGTTCGACCTTCAACTTCCAACGGTCCTCAGAGCTCTGGGGAGCACTACGCCGAGCGGCCACCCGTCCAGAGATCGATGTGCGGGTCTATCTCGATTCCCAAGCAGCCGACCGGCACTCCAAACCCGGGTCCCCGACCACAGCAGAGGTGGCCGCGCACCTTCGCCCAGGGATCGTCCTACGCACGAGGGAGTTCGATGGAGGACCAGTGCGCAACCACGCTAAGTTCCTCGCTATCGACCACCGGTTCCTCCTGGTCACCAGCGCCAACTTCTCCTGGAGCGCGGAGTACGGCAACGTCGAGTTCGGAGTCCTCATCGACAACCCCAATCTGACCGAGTCCGTCGAGCGAGCGATTTATCGGGTCGAAGACCAGCTCTACGAGCGCGTTTGA
- a CDS encoding helix-turn-helix domain-containing protein encodes MTTVPEALTVPEVMSALRLSRSKVYDLLRARELPSFTVGRSRRIAVESLATYIRKQTEESD; translated from the coding sequence ATGACCACCGTTCCCGAGGCTCTGACCGTGCCCGAGGTCATGAGCGCGCTCCGACTCAGCCGAAGCAAGGTCTACGACCTGTTGCGCGCCCGTGAGCTGCCCAGCTTCACCGTCGGCCGGTCCCGCCGGATCGCCGTCGAGAGCCTCGCCACCTACATCCGCAAGCAGACCGAGGAGAGTGACTGA
- the drmB gene encoding DUF1998 domain-containing protein, protein MTTAPLAETRFLYDASNAVDPLGDAERESDEGRKHNRAKVGSGRPSSLLYTYGPGAIMDLPQFTVMPSGLDDWDRIWRRRDGVPQIRAPRLRQAVAMLLRSRDIQLRPFPWQAKKMSLSTEGNDLGVPARVFPQWLRCTGCDMLGSLAQFDYRNTHPYRTDLACFEHTRCTGRAGDRMRRPTRRPAVPARYLLACVDGHLDEFPYERWVHQGQQCDKAEFPALKMVDHTAGKGASAVIHCESCGARRPMNEAQGEAGRSKLPRCRGRHPHLDAFEPSGCGNDTRLMLVGASNLWFPATHSIIVMPESSEERKSDLADQVRTALGEKLAKYRDDLETLRDVLDGKVDVTDLSDAELAEAVAAADAPAASEAEQEERIRSWDPVDLLVPEWLYLQKDVLGPGVEDPASGLTLSKRECDPSLPPQIARVLAVEKLRKVNALIGFTRIDAMDRVGDLPRRLVPLTRSAHPAWTVATEDRGEGIFLQLDDQAVAAWEERIATSDIWRAHRDAHRRNFHRRFSETAVEVDPDTRLRPPRYWLVHTLAHVLIRELAMTCGYSAASLSERLYAWPASEGRAAAAGLLICTTASDSDGTLGGLVQLSEPMRLQGVVSRALYRATRCSSDPICATRTPQDPEDFLHGAACHCCGMASETSCERANRFLDRRFLVDLPGSNLGFFDHAD, encoded by the coding sequence GTGACCACCGCACCCCTTGCCGAGACACGGTTCCTCTACGACGCGTCCAACGCCGTCGATCCGCTGGGCGACGCCGAGCGGGAGTCGGACGAGGGCCGCAAGCACAACAGGGCCAAGGTCGGCTCGGGCCGCCCGTCCTCCCTGCTGTACACGTACGGTCCGGGCGCGATCATGGACCTTCCCCAGTTCACGGTCATGCCTTCCGGACTCGACGACTGGGACCGGATCTGGCGTCGCCGCGACGGCGTCCCGCAGATCCGTGCACCTCGGCTGCGTCAGGCCGTGGCGATGCTGTTGCGCTCACGGGATATCCAGCTGCGGCCCTTCCCCTGGCAGGCGAAGAAGATGAGCCTGTCCACCGAGGGCAACGACCTGGGTGTGCCAGCCCGCGTGTTCCCGCAGTGGCTGCGATGCACCGGCTGCGACATGCTCGGCAGCCTCGCGCAGTTCGACTACCGCAACACCCACCCCTACCGCACCGACCTGGCCTGCTTCGAGCACACCCGGTGCACCGGCCGAGCTGGTGACCGCATGCGCAGGCCGACCCGGCGCCCGGCGGTGCCGGCCCGCTACCTGCTTGCCTGCGTCGACGGTCATCTCGACGAGTTCCCCTACGAGCGTTGGGTCCATCAGGGCCAGCAATGCGACAAGGCAGAGTTCCCGGCGCTGAAGATGGTAGACCACACGGCCGGCAAGGGTGCCTCGGCCGTGATCCACTGCGAGTCCTGTGGCGCACGGCGGCCGATGAACGAGGCCCAGGGCGAAGCCGGACGGTCCAAGCTGCCGCGCTGCCGCGGGCGCCACCCGCACCTGGACGCGTTCGAGCCGAGCGGATGCGGAAACGACACCCGGCTGATGCTCGTCGGTGCCTCCAACCTGTGGTTCCCGGCGACGCACTCGATCATCGTGATGCCGGAGTCCTCGGAAGAGCGTAAGAGCGACCTCGCCGACCAGGTCCGCACTGCTCTGGGCGAGAAGCTCGCGAAGTACCGCGACGACCTGGAGACCCTGCGGGACGTGCTGGACGGCAAGGTCGACGTCACCGACCTGTCGGACGCCGAACTGGCGGAGGCGGTGGCGGCGGCTGACGCGCCGGCGGCCTCCGAGGCGGAGCAGGAAGAGCGCATCCGCAGCTGGGATCCCGTAGACCTCCTCGTTCCCGAATGGCTCTACCTGCAAAAGGACGTGCTCGGACCCGGGGTTGAGGACCCGGCCAGCGGGCTGACGCTCTCGAAACGAGAGTGCGATCCCAGCCTGCCGCCGCAGATCGCCCGCGTGCTCGCGGTCGAAAAGCTGCGCAAGGTCAACGCCCTGATCGGCTTCACCCGGATCGACGCCATGGACCGGGTCGGGGACCTGCCGCGTCGGCTCGTCCCATTGACCCGTAGTGCCCATCCGGCCTGGACCGTCGCCACCGAGGACCGCGGGGAGGGCATCTTCCTGCAGTTGGACGACCAAGCGGTCGCTGCGTGGGAGGAGCGGATCGCGACCAGCGATATCTGGCGGGCGCACCGTGACGCCCATCGGCGCAACTTCCACCGTCGTTTCTCCGAGACGGCCGTCGAGGTCGACCCCGACACCCGGCTGAGGCCGCCGCGCTACTGGCTCGTCCACACCCTCGCCCACGTGCTGATCCGCGAACTGGCCATGACCTGCGGTTACTCCGCAGCCAGCCTGAGCGAGCGCCTGTACGCCTGGCCGGCATCCGAGGGACGGGCTGCCGCCGCTGGCCTGCTGATCTGCACCACCGCCTCGGACAGCGACGGCACGCTCGGCGGCTTGGTGCAGCTGAGCGAGCCCATGCGCCTGCAGGGGGTCGTCTCCCGCGCCCTTTATCGAGCCACCCGGTGCTCCTCCGACCCGATCTGCGCCACGCGCACGCCGCAGGACCCCGAGGACTTCCTCCACGGCGCCGCTTGCCACTGCTGCGGCATGGCCTCCGAGACCTCCTGCGAACGGGCCAACCGCTTTCTTGATCGGCGCTTCCTCGTCGACCTACCTGGGAGCAACCTTGGCTTCTTCGACCACGCCGATTGA
- the drmA gene encoding DISARM system helicase DrmA: MSKPSSKPAATPPAAKAEDQAEYRLVREPDGRSWTARENLVDILERELLGPAGGPEEVLDAAPDAAYLIGRIAPFKLTVSRDDPQDVDANEAATDVGDAVDADQGRGVPVTAVDESGSGADEDAGVEDQPQQRGLMIPASMGLRCQVPSDLDSFTVTASWGLYEPVKVESEATDGGRVRRYKRTPIEIVTKVAVADLKAAATTEFPLKDKVVLRVDRHDDEARGCLIVEVALCNDRETPRKIPVEAWLYQTKLIVDAGGAEVFLPVADPVEDTRHERDDELRRLNLQYRDRLEFAVGRTCSVDWQMAAGARRASEVWTTWLPTCQTPQTTAEEIGKALLDMTALAAASGEELRAGLEPIVREYAAWLDGEERRAEALPEHLRGEGLDAVSEARKVQRQLADGLEHLLGDDEALRCFQFMNRVMANQRIHTQVAEHRAKHPQVSIEQARAAVLADKGAKAHSWRTFQLAFILMQLPLLTDPAAEKRSGDLAKAQLLFFPTGGGKTEAYLGLAAYTFAIRRRQGAVVTPDGALDGGTGVSVLMRYTLRLLTAQQFQRATALVCAAELARKAEPQTWGEEPFRIGLWVGTDVSPKRFEEAATQLEKANNRSGYRLTVLQIQRCPWCGSKIDAREVKAVKASRRVHVYCGDELAGCPFAEGGEVTEGLPVLTVDEEIYRLTPAFVIATVDKFARLAREGEAASLFGYVSRFCGRHGYVHPDSRYCELTDNGRHPAKDGLPAAGLRPAGRLRPPDLIIQDELHLITGALGTTVGLFEVAIDVMAGWRDAQGRAVRPLLVASTATARNAADQVRALYGRDVTIFPPQVLDAGKTFFSKEEPVSEHFPGRRYVGISTTGVRLTTAEIRVAEVLMAGAQLLLDRSGPAADPYMTLVGYFSATRELAGMARYMGDDIQTALFKRRPWSKLPRRTGTAYGTLNTAELTSRVASADITTTLDQMAVPFDPAFDSVSGKRELRALREAGKPMPTREVSPYDAILATSMLQVGVDVTRLGLMLVVGQPKNTAEYIQASSRVGRSGDKPGLVVTLGNWARPRDLAHFEQFRHYHETFYARVEALSVTPFSVTSLERGLDGVLVSAARVLDAVRPDGLSPEQHAGRIAAERDFAEALIDALVARVQRASDENAAERARQRLRNRLDQWENRRTQLARLRKGLVYERTSDEAHFGPLMISAENARSGADKKDAPPFVVANSMREVQPEINLLVSPIKENLIFVEPPGSPSWNFAPPKEDS; this comes from the coding sequence GTGAGCAAGCCCAGCTCGAAGCCGGCCGCGACGCCACCCGCTGCCAAGGCCGAGGACCAGGCGGAGTACCGGCTCGTGCGTGAGCCTGACGGACGGTCGTGGACTGCGCGGGAGAACCTGGTCGACATCCTCGAACGGGAGCTGCTCGGCCCAGCAGGCGGTCCGGAGGAGGTGCTGGACGCGGCGCCGGACGCTGCGTACCTCATCGGCCGGATCGCCCCATTCAAGCTGACCGTCAGCCGCGACGACCCGCAGGACGTCGACGCGAACGAGGCGGCCACCGATGTCGGTGACGCCGTGGACGCGGACCAGGGCCGCGGTGTGCCCGTCACGGCCGTCGATGAGAGCGGCTCGGGCGCCGACGAGGACGCCGGCGTCGAGGACCAGCCGCAGCAGCGCGGACTGATGATCCCCGCGTCAATGGGTCTGCGCTGCCAGGTCCCGTCCGATCTCGACTCGTTCACGGTCACCGCCTCCTGGGGGCTGTACGAGCCGGTCAAGGTGGAGTCCGAGGCCACTGATGGCGGGCGCGTCCGCCGCTACAAGCGCACGCCCATCGAGATCGTCACGAAGGTCGCCGTCGCCGACCTCAAAGCAGCGGCAACGACGGAGTTCCCGCTGAAGGACAAGGTCGTGCTGCGCGTCGACCGGCACGATGACGAGGCGCGGGGCTGCCTGATCGTCGAGGTGGCGTTGTGCAATGACCGGGAGACGCCGCGCAAGATCCCGGTCGAGGCGTGGCTTTACCAGACCAAGCTGATCGTGGACGCCGGTGGCGCCGAGGTGTTCCTCCCAGTCGCGGATCCCGTGGAGGACACCCGTCACGAGCGGGACGACGAGCTGCGGCGGCTGAATCTCCAATACCGGGACAGGCTGGAGTTCGCCGTCGGGCGTACATGTTCGGTGGATTGGCAGATGGCGGCGGGTGCGCGCCGGGCCAGCGAAGTGTGGACGACCTGGCTGCCGACCTGTCAGACGCCACAGACCACGGCAGAGGAGATCGGCAAGGCGCTGCTGGACATGACCGCGCTCGCCGCGGCGAGCGGGGAGGAGCTGCGGGCCGGCCTGGAGCCGATCGTCCGCGAGTACGCGGCCTGGCTGGATGGCGAGGAGCGTCGTGCCGAGGCTCTGCCGGAGCACCTGCGGGGCGAGGGTCTCGATGCGGTCAGCGAGGCGCGCAAGGTCCAGCGCCAGCTCGCCGATGGCTTGGAGCACCTCCTCGGCGACGACGAGGCGTTGCGCTGCTTCCAGTTCATGAACCGAGTGATGGCGAACCAGCGCATCCATACTCAGGTGGCCGAGCACCGAGCCAAGCACCCGCAGGTGAGCATCGAGCAGGCTCGCGCCGCCGTGCTGGCGGACAAGGGAGCAAAGGCGCACTCGTGGCGCACTTTCCAGCTGGCCTTCATTCTCATGCAGCTGCCGTTGCTCACCGATCCGGCGGCGGAGAAGCGCTCCGGCGATCTGGCGAAGGCGCAGCTGCTGTTCTTCCCGACCGGTGGTGGCAAGACCGAGGCGTATTTGGGTCTGGCTGCCTACACCTTCGCGATCCGGCGGCGCCAGGGCGCCGTCGTGACTCCGGACGGCGCGCTGGACGGTGGTACAGGTGTGTCCGTGCTGATGCGTTACACGCTGCGGCTGCTGACGGCGCAGCAGTTCCAGCGGGCGACGGCGTTGGTGTGCGCGGCTGAGTTGGCGCGCAAGGCGGAGCCGCAGACGTGGGGGGAGGAGCCGTTCCGGATTGGGCTGTGGGTGGGCACGGATGTGAGCCCGAAGCGGTTCGAGGAGGCGGCGACGCAGCTGGAGAAGGCCAACAACCGGTCGGGCTACCGGCTGACGGTGTTGCAGATCCAGCGGTGCCCCTGGTGCGGAAGCAAGATCGATGCACGGGAGGTCAAGGCGGTCAAGGCGTCCCGTCGGGTACACGTGTACTGCGGGGACGAGCTTGCGGGTTGCCCGTTCGCCGAGGGTGGTGAGGTGACCGAGGGGCTGCCGGTGCTGACCGTGGATGAGGAGATCTACCGGCTCACCCCGGCATTCGTCATCGCCACCGTAGACAAGTTCGCCCGGCTCGCACGGGAAGGGGAGGCCGCCTCCCTGTTCGGCTACGTATCCCGGTTCTGTGGGCGGCATGGTTACGTGCACCCGGACTCCCGGTACTGCGAGCTGACCGACAACGGCAGGCATCCGGCCAAGGACGGTCTGCCTGCCGCAGGGCTCCGCCCGGCGGGGCGGCTGCGCCCGCCGGACCTGATCATCCAGGACGAGCTGCACCTGATCACCGGGGCGCTCGGCACCACGGTGGGCCTGTTCGAGGTGGCAATCGACGTCATGGCGGGCTGGCGAGACGCGCAGGGCCGGGCGGTCCGGCCGCTGTTGGTCGCCTCCACCGCCACTGCCCGCAACGCGGCCGATCAGGTGCGCGCCCTCTACGGGCGGGATGTGACGATCTTCCCGCCACAGGTGCTCGACGCCGGGAAGACGTTCTTCTCCAAGGAGGAGCCCGTCTCGGAGCACTTCCCCGGCCGGCGCTACGTGGGGATCAGCACCACCGGGGTTCGGTTGACCACGGCGGAGATCCGGGTCGCCGAGGTCCTCATGGCCGGCGCGCAGCTGCTGCTCGACCGGTCCGGACCGGCCGCCGATCCCTACATGACCCTAGTCGGCTACTTCAGCGCCACCCGCGAACTGGCCGGCATGGCCCGCTACATGGGCGACGACATCCAAACCGCTCTCTTCAAGCGGCGACCATGGTCGAAGCTGCCCCGCCGCACCGGCACGGCCTACGGAACGCTCAACACCGCGGAGCTCACCTCCCGTGTGGCCAGTGCCGACATCACCACCACGCTGGACCAGATGGCAGTGCCGTTCGACCCGGCCTTCGACTCCGTCTCCGGTAAGCGGGAGTTGCGCGCGCTGCGCGAGGCGGGCAAGCCGATGCCTACCCGCGAGGTAAGCCCGTACGACGCGATCCTGGCCACCTCGATGCTGCAGGTGGGCGTGGACGTGACCCGGCTCGGGCTGATGCTCGTGGTCGGACAGCCGAAGAACACGGCGGAGTACATCCAGGCGTCCTCGCGCGTGGGACGTTCCGGAGACAAGCCGGGGCTTGTGGTTACGCTGGGCAACTGGGCCCGGCCGCGCGATCTCGCGCACTTCGAGCAGTTCCGGCACTACCACGAGACCTTCTACGCCCGGGTGGAGGCGCTGTCGGTCACACCGTTCTCGGTCACCTCACTGGAGCGCGGACTGGACGGCGTTCTGGTCAGTGCGGCCCGGGTCCTCGACGCCGTCCGACCTGACGGCTTGTCGCCCGAGCAACACGCGGGCCGGATCGCGGCCGAGCGCGACTTCGCGGAGGCGCTGATCGACGCGCTGGTGGCGCGGGTGCAGCGCGCATCCGACGAGAACGCAGCCGAACGGGCGCGTCAGCGTCTGCGCAACCGGCTCGACCAGTGGGAAAACCGGCGCACGCAGCTGGCGCGCTTGCGCAAGGGCCTGGTCTACGAGCGGACTTCGGACGAAGCCCACTTCGGACCACTCATGATCAGTGCCGAGAACGCCCGCTCCGGGGCGGACAAGAAGGACGCTCCACCATTCGTCGTGGCCAACTCGATGCGCGAGGTGCAGCCGGAGATCAACCTCTTGGTGAGCCCGATCAAGGAGAACCTGATCTTCGTGGAACCGCCCGGCAGCCCAAGCTGGAACTTCGCTCCGCCCAAGGAGGACTCGTGA
- a CDS encoding ASCH domain-containing protein codes for MNEPERAMLLSVHPRFATAILAGSKTVEVRRQRVAVPPGTPVVLYATAPTMALVGAALVAAVHVGSPREVWAAHRAQTGISRREFDEYMSGASQASGLTLTEPVTFEEPVPLSALRAAGPFHPPQSYRYLHGESLRQMVEASSAAGAVLQGVLGTPVPV; via the coding sequence GTGAACGAGCCGGAGCGCGCGATGCTGCTGTCCGTCCACCCCCGTTTCGCCACCGCGATTCTCGCCGGCAGTAAGACCGTGGAGGTGCGTCGACAGCGCGTCGCCGTCCCGCCGGGCACGCCCGTCGTGCTCTACGCCACTGCTCCCACAATGGCCCTGGTCGGAGCGGCTCTGGTCGCTGCCGTCCATGTCGGCTCTCCTCGGGAGGTCTGGGCGGCACACCGGGCGCAAACGGGCATCAGCAGGCGCGAGTTTGACGAATACATGAGCGGTGCTTCGCAGGCAAGCGGTCTCACACTTACGGAACCGGTTACTTTCGAGGAACCGGTTCCGCTCAGCGCGCTTCGGGCTGCCGGACCGTTCCACCCGCCGCAGAGCTACCGCTACCTCCACGGTGAGTCGCTCCGGCAGATGGTGGAAGCATCGTCTGCCGCAGGGGCTGTCCTGCAGGGCGTTTTGGGTACCCCGGTCCCTGTGTAA